The DNA sequence GAGCACGTAGCTCGGGTGAAAGACGTAGCCGCTGAGCGCACCCAGGATCGGGATCTGCTCGAAGAAGTTGTTCGCCACCTTGGACCACGGGTTCTCCTCCGTGGCCGTGAACACCACGCGATCGCCGTCCACGATGTCGTAGTGCGAGCGCCAGAGCGACTTCATGCCCTTCTGCCGGACCGCGCCGATGTAGTTGCCCTCGGCATCGGTGATCGTGTAGTTCGCCGAGAAGTCGATCACGCGATCCGCATTGATGTGGTACAGCGGCCGCGTCTGCGCCTGGTCCGCAAAGACGGTGATCGCTTCCTTCAGCTTGAAGGCCTTCTGCTTCACGTACATCATCAGCTGATCGCTCGAGTCGTGAACGGCCAGCTGCTGATGGATCGCGAGAATCTTGAAACGCAACGTCAGGGGATAGCTCACACGCAGCTCCACGTGTTGTAGGAAGGGGCGACCCTCGTCGGCCGCGCAGGAATGCTTCCCCACCGGGCTGCGGCTGTCAAGAAGCTCGTAGCGGCACGCCAGGGCAGGACGGGTGCGACTCACCTCAGCGACTCGCCGCCTCCCGCGCCCGGAAGCGCCGCACCTTGGCCACGTTGCCGCAGTCCGCCATGTCGCACCACCTGCGACGCCGGCCGCGGCTCTCGTCCAGGAACATCCAGCCGCAGTTGTCGCCCGGGCACTGCCCGATGCGATCGAGGTCCGTGCTGCCCAGGAGCTCCGCCGCGTCGAGAGCGACCGGCCAGAGCATCCGGTCCAGCGCAGCGTGGTCATCGTCCCACGAAAGCCGGAGCGGCAACGGCCCGCCCAGCCGCTGGTGGA is a window from the Longimicrobiales bacterium genome containing:
- a CDS encoding CGNR zinc finger domain-containing protein, with protein sequence MDRPEREWLTSYGALLEWAVFVEVLRRPDMRRLGAAAAERPPRASAVLARALKLRQATYRLLRASLEGWKPDLADIAVLDDELRVARLHQRLGGPLPLRLSWDDDHAALDRMLWPVALDAAELLGSTDLDRIGQCPGDNCGWMFLDESRGRRRRWCDMADCGNVAKVRRFRAREAASR